One window of the Candidatus Gracilibacteria bacterium genome contains the following:
- a CDS encoding MraY family glycosyltransferase, producing the protein MESLSLYIDAFRPYVLPGLFAFVATFVLSFLALRVFPKIGLMDRPHLYGLKRKPVPYSGGLILALVFFVSVFLFMKIDVRLTAVLGAAGLIVLVSFLDDRFRLSPLLRLFVQIVAALLVVLAGVGVTSITNPFGGMISLDAFQFSLHWGGAVHTYATLAVIFTVFWIVLLMNTVNWLDGLPGLVSGISVLASVLLFVLSIRPHFHYIDQTDVAMFAIILAGACLAFWRFDFSPAKMLMGDTGSMFLGFMLAILSIFSGGKIATAFLIMGFPILDAFWVVMRRIAKGQSPLKGDLGHFHHRLLKAGFSERKVIVFIYALCALFGGLALVLGSQGKLIALVVMGVMMGVLGSWVARKGKKEGN; encoded by the coding sequence ATGGAATCCCTTTCTCTCTACATCGACGCGTTTCGACCGTATGTTTTGCCCGGACTTTTTGCGTTTGTGGCTACGTTTGTGTTGAGTTTTCTTGCGCTTCGAGTTTTTCCAAAAATCGGATTGATGGATCGTCCGCACCTTTATGGTTTGAAGCGCAAACCCGTGCCGTACAGTGGCGGACTCATTCTCGCGTTGGTGTTTTTTGTCTCCGTTTTTTTATTCATGAAAATTGACGTTCGTTTGACCGCGGTTCTCGGGGCCGCCGGATTGATTGTTTTGGTGAGTTTTTTGGATGATCGATTTCGATTGAGTCCGCTGTTGCGGTTGTTTGTTCAGATTGTGGCTGCGTTGTTGGTAGTTCTGGCCGGGGTGGGCGTGACGTCGATCACGAATCCGTTTGGCGGCATGATTTCACTCGATGCGTTTCAATTTTCGTTACATTGGGGAGGGGCAGTGCACACGTATGCGACATTGGCTGTTATTTTTACCGTATTTTGGATCGTTCTCCTTATGAATACCGTGAATTGGCTCGACGGGTTGCCGGGGCTGGTGAGTGGGATTTCGGTTCTCGCGTCCGTGCTGTTGTTTGTGCTCAGCATTCGGCCGCATTTTCATTATATTGATCAGACCGATGTGGCGATGTTTGCCATTATTTTGGCAGGCGCGTGTTTGGCGTTTTGGCGATTTGATTTTTCGCCGGCCAAGATGTTGATGGGGGATACGGGAAGTATGTTTTTGGGTTTTATGCTCGCGATTTTGTCGATTTTCTCAGGCGGGAAAATTGCCACCGCGTTTTTGATCATGGGTTTTCCTATTTTGGATGCGTTTTGGGTGGTGATGCGGCGCATTGCGAAAGGGCAGTCTCCGCTCAAAGGTGATTTGGGACACTTCCATCATCGATTGTTGAAGGCCGGATTCAGCGAACGAAAAGTCATCGTTTTTATTTATGCCTTGTGTGCGTTGTTTGGCGGGCTGGCGCTGGTGCTGGGATCTCAGGGGAAATTGATTGCGCTGGTTGTGATGGGTGTGATGATGGGGGTATTGGGAAGTTGGGTGGCAAGGAAGGGGAAAAAAGAGGGCAATTAA